One genomic segment of Vibrio nitrifigilis includes these proteins:
- a CDS encoding response regulator, with amino-acid sequence MEAAKSTSFLIVDDFELMRKTLRNNLISLGFDNIMMAGDGEEAIKILKNHSVDCIISDWNMPRMTGLQLLQYIRCDVQYQNMHFMMVTAEGERNMVNRAIDAGVDQFLVKPFTQITLRDKVSTMLKHGPRVLSKSAVATNQSANRERQAKEAASKNSKPLILAVDDVATNIAIIADTLKDNYKIKAANSGVAALKICSNARQPDLILLDIMMPEMDGYQICETLKNNPKTAHIPVIFLTAKSETIDMKKGFELGAVDYITKPCNPDILKARVATHTKLKLSKDALEERVDTLVENARLREDVERITRHDLKNPLSAIIGSCEAILNDKWVPNCMSSVENIREASMSMLGMINRTLDIYKIEAGIYRPKLERVNLAELMHRMVNSFRMQAQNRTINIVYQAPSDCIALAEEMLCISMFGNLLNNAVEASPDGENIYVTTNQVGDVCEVSINNVGEIPQEIQTTLFDKYVTAGKQGGTGLGTYSAKLMAETQKGRIRFDTSPYEGTTFYVQLPIA; translated from the coding sequence ATGGAAGCAGCCAAGTCAACCTCTTTTCTCATTGTTGATGATTTTGAATTAATGAGAAAAACCCTCAGGAATAATTTAATTTCCTTAGGTTTTGACAATATTATGATGGCTGGTGACGGCGAAGAAGCGATAAAGATTTTAAAAAATCATTCTGTTGATTGTATTATTTCAGATTGGAATATGCCGAGAATGACAGGGCTCCAATTATTACAATATATTCGCTGTGACGTGCAATACCAAAATATGCACTTTATGATGGTGACGGCTGAAGGTGAACGGAATATGGTCAATCGTGCAATTGATGCCGGCGTTGATCAATTTTTGGTGAAACCTTTTACACAAATCACGTTGCGCGATAAAGTCTCGACCATGTTAAAACATGGCCCTCGAGTGCTGTCTAAATCGGCTGTTGCTACAAATCAAAGTGCCAATAGAGAACGCCAAGCAAAAGAAGCGGCGTCTAAAAACAGTAAGCCTTTGATTCTTGCTGTCGATGATGTCGCAACCAATATTGCGATTATCGCTGATACCTTGAAAGACAATTATAAAATCAAAGCCGCAAACAGTGGGGTCGCTGCACTTAAAATATGCAGTAATGCTCGCCAGCCTGACTTGATCTTGCTTGATATTATGATGCCTGAGATGGATGGCTATCAAATTTGCGAAACGCTGAAGAACAATCCTAAAACCGCTCACATACCGGTCATTTTCCTAACGGCTAAGTCTGAAACAATCGACATGAAGAAGGGCTTTGAACTGGGAGCCGTGGATTATATCACTAAGCCTTGTAACCCCGACATTCTTAAAGCACGAGTCGCTACCCATACCAAACTTAAACTTTCTAAAGATGCTTTAGAAGAAAGGGTAGATACCTTAGTTGAAAATGCGCGTTTACGTGAAGATGTTGAACGTATTACACGTCATGATTTAAAAAATCCTTTATCTGCCATTATTGGTAGCTGTGAGGCTATTTTGAATGACAAGTGGGTGCCTAACTGTATGAGTTCGGTTGAAAACATACGAGAAGCTTCCATGTCGATGTTAGGCATGATCAACCGTACGCTCGATATATATAAAATTGAGGCGGGTATCTATCGCCCGAAACTAGAACGTGTCAACTTAGCGGAACTGATGCATCGCATGGTTAACAGTTTTCGTATGCAGGCGCAAAACCGCACAATCAATATTGTGTATCAAGCACCAAGTGATTGTATTGCGTTGGCAGAAGAGATGTTGTGTATCTCTATGTTTGGTAACTTGCTGAATAATGCTGTTGAGGCATCGCCAGACGGTGAAAATATTTATGTGACCACCAATCAGGTCGGTGATGTGTGTGAAGTATCGATCAACAACGTTGGTGAAATTCCTCAAGAGATTCAAACAACGTTGTTTGATAAGTATGTGACGGCAGGTAAGCAAGGCGGTACAGGGCTGGGTACCTATTCAGCTAAACTGATGGCCGAGACGCAAAAAGGGCGCATTCGCTTTGATACTAGTCCTTATGAAGGGACGACCTTTTACGTTCAACTGCCCATCGCCTAA
- a CDS encoding GGDEF domain-containing protein, with the protein MNIFYISNIANIINVIGSSVIACFFLSQVSHNLSGIHKQAANRFVAAFLLLGLAYFSYSLRQWGFISLSVFFNNAFYMLAAYLFLIGIAIWYQYSVRICHYLLIFSHALVFATLQLWLVNHEPSSTLLRIHFCSGSLALIFFSAFFLGLKKRKINRSGELLLCISMLICGWAVLGPTLILVFSHNLQIYMLSVVGLQILASDFLLGALMSLFLFDQINWHYKRSMHDELTGLYNRRYFREKLPSYIDETGLDGVIAMFDIDHFKHVNDSYGHDMGDQVMKKVADVLCQYVPLNGMIARYGGEEFIWYAPWPTLTIAYDQLDVLREAISHLEFQSGTETFKISVSVGCARLLAQSDPLEAIKCADNALYKAKISGRNQVITTKSISAQGLQHRPA; encoded by the coding sequence GTGAATATCTTTTACATTTCTAATATAGCAAACATTATCAATGTGATTGGTAGCAGTGTGATTGCTTGTTTCTTTTTATCCCAAGTGAGCCACAATTTATCGGGTATTCACAAACAAGCAGCCAATCGGTTTGTCGCCGCATTTCTTTTGTTGGGGTTGGCGTATTTTTCTTACAGTTTGCGTCAATGGGGATTCATCAGTCTTTCGGTTTTTTTCAACAATGCGTTCTACATGTTGGCGGCTTATCTCTTCTTAATCGGTATTGCTATTTGGTATCAGTATTCTGTTCGTATCTGTCACTATCTTTTGATATTTAGCCATGCACTCGTATTTGCGACACTGCAACTTTGGCTCGTTAACCATGAGCCTAGCAGCACGCTATTACGCATTCATTTTTGTTCTGGTTCGTTAGCATTGATTTTCTTTAGTGCGTTTTTCTTGGGGTTAAAAAAGCGCAAGATTAACCGTAGCGGAGAGCTTTTGCTTTGTATTTCCATGTTGATTTGTGGTTGGGCAGTTCTTGGGCCGACACTTATCTTAGTGTTTTCGCATAACTTGCAAATCTATATGTTATCCGTGGTTGGGCTGCAAATTTTAGCGAGTGATTTTTTGCTCGGTGCATTAATGTCGCTATTTTTATTTGATCAGATTAACTGGCATTACAAACGTTCCATGCATGATGAATTGACGGGTTTGTACAACCGCCGCTATTTTCGTGAAAAATTGCCTAGCTATATAGATGAAACAGGGCTCGATGGGGTGATTGCCATGTTTGATATTGACCACTTTAAACATGTCAATGATAGCTATGGTCATGATATGGGCGATCAGGTCATGAAGAAGGTGGCGGATGTGTTGTGCCAATATGTGCCACTTAATGGCATGATTGCGCGTTATGGTGGTGAAGAATTTATCTGGTATGCACCATGGCCAACATTAACTATCGCTTATGACCAGCTTGACGTGTTACGTGAGGCAATTTCACATTTGGAGTTTCAGTCAGGAACAGAAACATTCAAGATTTCTGTCTCGGTTGGTTGTGCGCGTTTACTGGCTCAATCCGACCCCTTAGAAGCCATAAAATGCGCCGATAACGCGCTTTATAAAGCAAAAATTTCGGGTCGTAACCAAGTGATTACGACTAAAAGTATCAGTGCCCAAGGCCTGCAACACCGACCTGCTTAA
- a CDS encoding magnesium transporter: protein MNEYQDVSLLIARLAQADEQQQIVQLNEMVDSGLDEGSLANLLEAFPVEQRVRMWRNLPLELHIPVLTEMRSEVRFSVINALSEAELKLTLAKLDNLSLIEWADSLPEEIIADAMRLISRDELELYDRAKEYSDEEIGRWAEQKVFTLPIGISVKRAKVLLDKYQFETPKYVYLTNRAKKFRGMVLYSDIVTAPEISQLKTLAQTELVTLNAHQSITDAIDAIEHSDVPVVPVVDENESLVGHVDWQFALNTQREIYEARLMAGTGMDEGDDLFTPVIKGTKKRGLWLGINLLTAILASMTIGMFEDVISKVVALAVLMPIVASMGGIAGSQTLTLMVRGMALNQVTQGNRFALLKNELSIGSINGVIWAVIIGGIAGLWFQSAVLGSTIALAIVINMATAAFFGVIIPILLDKFKLDPALAGSVILTTMTDVIGFFAFLGTASLVML from the coding sequence TTGAACGAATATCAAGATGTGTCGTTATTGATAGCGCGCTTGGCGCAAGCTGATGAACAACAGCAAATAGTTCAACTTAATGAGATGGTCGATAGTGGCCTAGATGAAGGCTCGTTAGCGAATCTATTAGAAGCGTTTCCTGTTGAGCAACGTGTCAGAATGTGGCGCAACCTTCCCCTAGAGTTACATATCCCAGTACTGACAGAAATGCGTTCGGAAGTGCGTTTTTCGGTCATCAATGCGCTCTCTGAAGCAGAATTAAAACTGACACTGGCTAAACTCGATAACCTCTCCTTGATTGAGTGGGCAGATTCGTTACCAGAAGAGATCATCGCGGATGCGATGCGTTTAATCAGTCGCGATGAATTAGAACTTTATGACCGCGCCAAAGAATATAGCGATGAAGAAATTGGTCGTTGGGCTGAGCAAAAAGTATTTACTCTACCGATTGGTATTAGCGTAAAGCGCGCTAAGGTATTACTCGATAAATACCAGTTTGAAACGCCTAAATACGTTTACTTGACCAACCGCGCGAAAAAATTCCGTGGCATGGTGCTCTATAGCGATATCGTGACTGCCCCTGAAATCAGTCAATTAAAAACACTAGCCCAAACAGAATTAGTGACACTGAATGCCCACCAATCGATTACTGATGCGATTGATGCCATCGAGCATTCTGATGTCCCTGTGGTGCCTGTCGTCGACGAAAACGAATCACTAGTTGGGCATGTTGATTGGCAATTTGCGCTCAATACTCAACGTGAAATTTACGAAGCCCGCTTAATGGCTGGTACCGGTATGGACGAAGGTGATGACCTATTCACACCGGTCATTAAAGGGACAAAAAAACGCGGCTTATGGCTAGGTATTAACCTTCTCACCGCGATTCTGGCTTCGATGACCATCGGAATGTTTGAAGATGTGATCTCGAAAGTTGTCGCTCTGGCTGTATTAATGCCGATCGTGGCATCGATGGGAGGAATCGCTGGTAGCCAGACCTTAACCTTAATGGTCCGTGGCATGGCACTCAATCAGGTGACACAGGGCAACCGATTTGCGCTACTTAAAAATGAACTGAGTATTGGATCAATTAACGGTGTGATATGGGCGGTCATTATTGGTGGAATCGCTGGATTGTGGTTTCAATCTGCAGTTCTGGGCTCAACCATCGCATTAGCGATTGTTATTAATATGGCCACGGCTGCATTCTTTGGTGTGATCATTCCGATTTTATTAGACAAATTTAAACTCGACCCAGCACTCGCAGGCTCGGTTATCCTTACCACTATGACTGACGTAATTGGCTTTTTTGCCTTTCTCGGCACCGCCAGCTTAGTGATGCTTTAA
- a CDS encoding MarR family winged helix-turn-helix transcriptional regulator, with amino-acid sequence MDIHEEVLVSIRQIIRAIDLRSKKLNKDFGLTSPQLLLMRAIKQSPKLTIRQLSKETNMSQATATSILDRLEKRGFITRQRDTVDKRKVHAVITEPGETILNKAPQLLHDDFINKFQSLPKWEQTLLLSSLQRLSSMMNAPEVSHENLILTLPPDHLDDPH; translated from the coding sequence TTGGATATTCACGAAGAAGTACTTGTCTCTATTCGACAAATCATACGAGCAATTGATTTACGCTCAAAAAAGCTTAACAAAGACTTTGGCTTAACGAGCCCACAGTTATTGTTAATGCGTGCGATTAAACAATCGCCGAAATTAACCATTCGTCAATTATCTAAAGAGACGAACATGAGTCAGGCGACAGCAACAAGCATTCTCGATCGCCTAGAAAAACGTGGGTTTATTACGCGCCAACGTGACACCGTTGATAAACGAAAAGTACACGCAGTAATCACGGAACCTGGAGAAACCATTCTTAATAAAGCACCACAATTACTCCACGATGATTTTATTAATAAATTTCAGTCACTTCCTAAATGGGAGCAAACCTTGTTACTGTCTTCATTACAACGTTTATCTAGCATGATGAATGCCCCAGAAGTTAGCCATGAAAACCTTATTTTAACCCTCCCACCAGACCACCTAGACGATCCCCACTAG
- a CDS encoding PAS domain S-box protein yields MEELIRRKQQIQIRSILILSLCIVTVIISGFYLLYRINIDSKKSELSDIVSSQVRLIRSFVNSDTNNKNQTQEKYQLTRSHALQQIKESFSDYSSLSGSGELLLGEKRNHSVVFLSSNNNQTAEFQPYPDAGEQSFLNNPMSLALSGQSGVMTTQDYNGHSTLAAYGYVPELNVGIVAKVDLSDIRKPFVKAGLLSLLVGLIVVIVGVLLNTSMVGPLLEQFYQFTRKLKQREQELAKLSKVLEQSPTSTVITDRSGLIEYANPTFLDQHNLTQAEAIGSTAPILSPNHMRPERFHNLWATIHQGLVWEGEFEHTSTDNSQTWESVIVSPITNEQGHVTHFTVSSNDITKQHILNQEKLAAEQQMVQSAQRFQSLFEFSAVPYILLENNKIIDGNQASLRLFELNSKQELLDSPDHPVRLERLDNFLSLVCHNPSRNPNGEAIRFEWDFALVSGKTCYVEISLRPLDINGRQILLASLHDITKRVHTEQELKQSQFVLNNTFDSAAIGLTHVTIDGQLTRVNQRLEQIMGYSEQALCQMTFHDMTHPDDLVIELQLFDQLLKGDIPFYTMEKRFYHKLGHIIWANVTVALVTTERGEPDYVIASLDDVSERKAQQADIIRQQNQLRAIIDNTQSIVLLKDIHGQYLVVNRAFELLSGKSSSEILGTAESDFLPPELIDYVQLHDDQAISTKQLISYEEALTHHDGTLHSYYTTKVPLLDEEGDVYALAVIATDITQRKVMESQLKYNEERLTYALEATGEGIWDWDITNDSVTHNQRFCHLLGRDNSYMQHNLEVFIDFIHPEDRDYVLKRVQETLDFDIPYHCVYRMVRPDRQIFWVEDRGNIVKRDDNGDPLRLVGSISDVTERREMQQELLEAKETAEQATKAKSDFLANMSHEIRTPMNAIIGMSHLALQTELNHKQRNYVEKVHHSAESLLGIINDILDFSKIEAGKLEIENAPFNLDDVIDHITNLVGLKADEKALEFMFDFPRLYPKELIGDQLRLSQVLTNFTTNAIKFTDPGGDVIVGLEVLNETDQDAELHFSVKDTGIGLTEEQQSRLFQSFTQADNSTTRRFGGTGLGLVISRNLIKRMGGHIWVESEYGSGSTFHFSLTLAKQPNAAKHSSELDTPLSHLNVLIVDDNDTSREILAHQLVSFGISPHVAADGEEAILLLELAAQLQPYDLVILDWKMPGLDGIETARAIQRMHDIPNAPTVIMITAYGREEAKKAAEGTDISSFLVKPVMPSAMLDTIMTSMGYEVVTQRRSDLVDGKLTSYISALRGMRVLLVEDNLINQELALDILSSNGLDVDVANNGQEAIESLRINEFDGVLMDCQMPVMDGYSATRAIRQEAQWADLPIIAMTANAMAGDREKVIEAGMNDHIAKPIDITTLFMTLTKWLLHQGQDHSRVVEDSYRSTADAINIPTIPGIDTQIGLTNVQHNEKLYLKILRRFRETYATELDDALAMIRLDPSDESSVRWAHTLKGVCGTIGAKSIEKVARELEFKCSGTNKNLDLDVQINTVQHQVQDLIDHLAVLDDVPENEDKPSPESAAQLDTQQLREEFAQVKTLLEEFDTDATDALETLNTKLRGSDYEYLIQPLVKAVDNYDFDLALEHYEKIEEQLTAAS; encoded by the coding sequence ATGGAAGAGCTAATCCGTCGCAAACAACAAATCCAGATAAGATCTATTTTAATCCTCTCATTATGTATTGTGACGGTTATTATTTCTGGTTTCTATTTATTGTATAGAATTAATATTGACTCAAAAAAAAGTGAATTATCAGACATCGTTTCGTCACAAGTTAGATTAATTAGGTCGTTTGTAAACTCTGATACTAATAATAAAAATCAAACACAAGAAAAATATCAGTTAACACGTAGTCATGCTTTACAACAAATAAAAGAAAGTTTTAGTGACTATAGTAGTCTAAGCGGTTCAGGTGAGTTATTACTGGGGGAAAAACGCAATCATTCAGTGGTATTCTTATCCTCTAATAATAATCAAACCGCAGAGTTTCAACCATATCCGGATGCAGGCGAACAATCCTTTTTAAATAACCCTATGAGCCTCGCACTTTCCGGTCAATCCGGTGTAATGACCACGCAAGATTACAATGGGCACAGTACGTTAGCCGCATACGGTTATGTACCAGAGTTGAACGTGGGTATTGTCGCTAAAGTCGATCTTAGTGATATTCGCAAACCTTTTGTAAAAGCGGGTTTATTGTCTTTGCTGGTAGGTCTGATCGTTGTCATTGTCGGTGTGTTACTCAATACCAGCATGGTTGGGCCACTACTCGAACAATTTTACCAATTCACGCGTAAGCTAAAACAACGTGAACAAGAGCTGGCTAAATTGTCCAAAGTGTTAGAGCAAAGCCCCACTTCTACGGTGATTACCGATCGTTCAGGTCTGATTGAATATGCCAACCCCACGTTTCTTGACCAACATAACTTAACTCAAGCAGAAGCTATCGGTAGTACTGCACCGATTTTATCTCCCAACCATATGCGTCCAGAACGCTTCCATAACCTTTGGGCAACCATTCATCAAGGCTTGGTCTGGGAAGGTGAATTTGAACACACCTCAACCGATAATAGTCAAACTTGGGAATCAGTCATTGTCAGTCCAATCACAAACGAACAAGGCCATGTCACCCACTTTACGGTGTCATCCAACGATATCACTAAGCAGCACATTCTAAACCAAGAAAAACTGGCGGCTGAGCAGCAGATGGTGCAAAGCGCGCAACGTTTTCAGTCACTTTTTGAATTTTCTGCTGTCCCTTATATTCTACTGGAAAACAACAAAATCATTGATGGTAACCAAGCGAGCTTACGTCTATTCGAACTTAATTCAAAACAGGAATTACTCGACTCGCCTGATCATCCAGTTCGGCTTGAGCGTCTTGATAACTTTTTATCTCTGGTGTGTCATAACCCCTCACGGAACCCAAATGGTGAAGCGATTCGATTTGAGTGGGATTTTGCTCTGGTCAGTGGCAAAACCTGTTACGTAGAAATTAGCCTACGACCACTCGATATTAATGGTCGTCAAATTTTACTGGCATCACTGCATGACATCACTAAGCGTGTTCACACTGAACAGGAATTAAAACAGAGCCAATTTGTATTAAATAATACCTTTGATAGCGCCGCTATTGGGTTAACCCATGTCACAATTGACGGACAACTTACCCGTGTTAACCAACGCTTAGAACAGATAATGGGGTATAGCGAACAAGCGTTGTGTCAGATGACGTTTCACGATATGACGCACCCTGACGACCTTGTGATTGAGTTGCAGTTATTTGACCAATTACTCAAAGGTGACATTCCATTCTATACCATGGAAAAACGCTTTTATCACAAACTGGGCCATATCATTTGGGCAAATGTAACCGTCGCATTAGTCACTACTGAGCGCGGGGAACCCGATTATGTGATCGCTTCATTAGATGATGTCAGCGAGCGCAAAGCACAGCAAGCCGATATTATTCGCCAACAAAATCAACTGCGTGCCATTATTGATAACACCCAAAGCATTGTGTTACTTAAAGACATTCATGGTCAATATTTGGTTGTTAACCGTGCATTTGAATTACTGTCGGGTAAATCGTCCAGCGAGATCCTTGGTACCGCTGAATCCGATTTTCTTCCACCAGAATTGATCGACTACGTTCAATTGCATGATGATCAAGCTATTAGCACCAAACAGTTAATCTCTTATGAAGAAGCCTTAACTCACCATGATGGAACACTGCACAGTTACTATACGACGAAAGTGCCACTGCTCGACGAAGAAGGTGACGTTTATGCGTTGGCGGTGATCGCTACCGACATTACGCAACGTAAGGTAATGGAAAGTCAGCTCAAGTACAACGAAGAGCGTTTGACCTATGCCCTAGAAGCCACCGGAGAAGGTATCTGGGACTGGGATATAACAAACGATTCAGTGACTCACAACCAACGATTCTGTCATTTGCTTGGTCGTGATAATTCTTACATGCAGCACAACTTAGAGGTCTTTATTGATTTCATTCATCCAGAGGATCGCGATTACGTATTGAAACGCGTTCAAGAAACGCTTGATTTTGATATCCCCTATCACTGCGTCTATCGCATGGTTCGTCCAGATCGACAGATTTTTTGGGTGGAAGACCGCGGCAACATTGTCAAACGTGACGACAATGGCGACCCACTCAGATTGGTCGGCAGCATCTCTGATGTCACGGAACGGCGTGAAATGCAGCAAGAGCTTTTGGAAGCGAAAGAAACCGCTGAACAAGCCACTAAGGCAAAATCTGACTTTTTAGCCAATATGTCGCACGAAATTCGTACACCAATGAATGCGATCATCGGGATGTCACACTTGGCACTTCAAACTGAACTTAATCACAAACAGCGTAATTACGTGGAAAAAGTGCACCATTCCGCTGAGTCGTTGTTGGGGATCATTAACGATATTCTGGACTTTTCGAAAATCGAAGCTGGTAAACTGGAAATCGAAAATGCTCCGTTCAATCTTGATGATGTGATTGACCACATCACCAACTTGGTTGGCTTAAAAGCGGATGAGAAAGCGTTGGAGTTCATGTTTGACTTCCCTCGCTTGTATCCAAAGGAATTGATTGGTGACCAATTACGTCTGTCGCAAGTACTAACCAACTTTACCACCAATGCCATTAAGTTTACTGACCCTGGTGGTGATGTGATTGTCGGCTTGGAAGTACTAAATGAAACCGACCAAGACGCTGAATTACATTTTAGCGTTAAGGATACCGGGATTGGCCTAACAGAAGAGCAACAGTCGAGACTGTTCCAATCATTTACCCAAGCGGATAACTCCACCACTCGTCGTTTCGGTGGCACTGGGCTTGGTCTCGTTATCTCCCGCAACTTAATTAAGCGTATGGGTGGACATATCTGGGTTGAAAGTGAGTACGGCTCCGGCAGTACCTTCCATTTTTCACTGACACTAGCCAAACAGCCAAATGCCGCCAAACATTCTAGCGAACTCGATACGCCGCTCAGCCATCTCAACGTATTAATCGTTGATGATAATGACACATCTCGCGAAATTTTGGCCCACCAGCTCGTGAGTTTTGGCATTTCGCCCCATGTTGCGGCAGATGGTGAAGAAGCCATTTTATTACTTGAATTGGCAGCGCAATTACAGCCTTATGATCTCGTGATACTGGACTGGAAAATGCCTGGGTTAGATGGTATCGAGACCGCGCGGGCCATTCAGCGTATGCACGATATACCTAATGCCCCAACCGTCATAATGATTACTGCTTATGGGCGAGAAGAAGCGAAAAAAGCTGCTGAAGGGACGGACATTTCCTCCTTTTTAGTTAAGCCAGTCATGCCATCGGCCATGCTCGACACTATCATGACATCCATGGGATACGAAGTAGTCACCCAAAGACGTAGTGATTTAGTCGATGGGAAATTGACCTCTTATATCAGTGCCCTGCGCGGTATGCGTGTGCTATTAGTCGAAGATAATCTGATTAACCAAGAATTAGCGCTCGATATTCTCTCATCCAATGGCCTTGATGTGGATGTGGCTAACAATGGTCAGGAAGCGATCGAAAGTCTACGTATTAACGAATTCGATGGGGTATTAATGGATTGTCAGATGCCTGTGATGGATGGTTACTCCGCTACGCGGGCTATTCGCCAAGAAGCCCAGTGGGCCGACCTCCCTATCATTGCAATGACAGCCAATGCAATGGCAGGCGATAGAGAAAAAGTCATCGAAGCTGGAATGAACGACCATATTGCCAAACCGATCGATATTACAACGTTATTTATGACGCTAACCAAATGGTTACTCCATCAAGGCCAAGATCACAGCCGCGTTGTTGAAGATAGCTATCGCTCAACTGCGGATGCAATCAACATCCCAACTATTCCGGGGATTGATACTCAAATTGGCCTGACCAATGTACAACATAATGAAAAACTTTATCTAAAAATTTTGCGTCGCTTTAGAGAGACTTATGCAACGGAATTAGATGATGCTTTAGCGATGATTCGCCTAGACCCAAGTGATGAATCATCCGTTCGTTGGGCCCACACTCTTAAAGGGGTATGTGGCACGATCGGTGCTAAATCAATAGAGAAAGTGGCCCGTGAACTGGAATTTAAGTGCTCAGGTACCAACAAAAATCTCGATCTTGATGTCCAGATCAATACCGTTCAGCATCAGGTACAAGATTTGATCGACCACCTCGCAGTGCTTGACGATGTACCAGAAAACGAAGATAAGCCATCACCAGAATCCGCAGCGCAACTCGATACGCAACAGCTACGTGAAGAATTTGCCCAAGTCAAAACATTGCTTGAAGAGTTTGATACCGACGCAACAGATGCGTTAGAAACGCTCAATACCAAGTTACGTGGGTCTGATTACGAATATCTTATTCAGCCTTTAGTCAAAGCGGTTGATAACTATGACTTTGATTTGGCTCTAGAGCATTATGAAAAGATTGAAGAGCAATTGACCGCGGCGAGCTAA
- the proX gene encoding glycine betaine/L-proline ABC transporter substrate-binding protein ProX: MKNAWKTLLVSSIAVSATLSASAWAAKLPGEGVTVQPVQSTIAEETFQTLIVNKAMEALGYDVKPTKEVDYNVAYTSVAEGDATYLTVNWEPLHDGKYQKAGGDKAFYRKGTYITGAAQGYLIDKKTADKYHITNIKQFQDPKIAKLFDADGDGKADLSGCNPGWGCETAIEHQLDAYKLRKTVEHNQGQYSTIMADTIARYKKGQPIFYYTWTPYWVSGVLVPGKDVVWLQVPFSSVAGKPNADTALPNGKNYGFPMNVEHIVANKKFAEANPAAAKLFEVMKLSINDVNAENMMMSQGHNSERDIEAHANGWIKAHQKLFNSWIAAAKQAAK, from the coding sequence ATGAAGAATGCATGGAAGACGCTACTCGTATCGAGCATCGCTGTCAGTGCTACCTTGTCTGCATCGGCTTGGGCTGCGAAGTTGCCCGGAGAAGGTGTTACCGTTCAACCTGTTCAATCCACCATCGCTGAAGAAACTTTTCAGACTCTTATCGTCAATAAAGCGATGGAAGCACTCGGTTATGATGTAAAACCAACCAAAGAAGTGGATTACAACGTGGCTTACACCTCGGTTGCTGAAGGTGACGCCACGTACCTAACGGTTAACTGGGAACCTCTGCATGATGGCAAATACCAGAAAGCAGGCGGTGATAAGGCCTTTTACCGCAAAGGGACTTACATCACGGGTGCGGCGCAAGGTTATTTAATCGATAAAAAAACCGCGGATAAGTACCACATTACCAATATCAAACAATTCCAAGATCCTAAGATCGCAAAACTGTTTGATGCCGATGGCGATGGCAAAGCGGATTTATCCGGTTGTAACCCAGGCTGGGGCTGTGAAACGGCGATTGAACATCAGCTTGATGCTTACAAACTGCGCAAAACGGTTGAGCATAACCAAGGCCAATACTCAACCATCATGGCCGATACCATTGCTCGTTATAAAAAAGGTCAACCGATCTTTTATTACACATGGACCCCTTATTGGGTAAGTGGCGTTTTAGTTCCAGGGAAAGACGTGGTTTGGTTACAAGTTCCATTCTCTTCAGTTGCAGGAAAACCGAATGCGGATACCGCTCTTCCTAATGGTAAAAACTACGGTTTCCCAATGAACGTAGAACACATCGTGGCGAATAAGAAATTTGCTGAAGCGAACCCTGCTGCTGCAAAACTTTTTGAAGTGATGAAGCTGAGCATCAACGATGTTAACGCAGAAAATATGATGATGTCTCAAGGACATAATTCTGAGCGTGATATCGAAGCGCACGCAAATGGTTGGATCAAAGCTCACCAAAAACTGTTTAATTCTTGGATTGCAGCTGCAAAACAAGCCGCAAAATAA